In Dehalococcoidia bacterium, the following are encoded in one genomic region:
- a CDS encoding phage Gp37/Gp68 family protein — translation MSTLSSIEWTDATWNPVTGCTKVSPGCAHCYAETFAERFRGVPNHPYEQGFDLRIWEERLSLPLEWKRPKMIFVNSMSDLFHERVPDEFIKEVFDVMAEASWHIFQVLTKRPERAAALSSTLPWQPNVWMGSSVENQRFTTRIDALRSTDAHVRFLSCEPLLGPLKLDLRGIDWVIVGGESGHGARPMRADWARGVRDQCQDQGVAFFFKQWGAHDESGVRRAKKANGRILDGRKWDEMPTSATQ, via the coding sequence ATGTCTACCTTGTCCTCGATCGAGTGGACGGACGCAACCTGGAATCCAGTTACCGGGTGCACGAAGGTTTCGCCCGGCTGTGCTCATTGTTACGCGGAGACGTTCGCCGAACGGTTCCGCGGAGTTCCGAATCACCCGTACGAGCAGGGCTTTGATCTAAGGATCTGGGAGGAACGTCTCTCGCTTCCTCTCGAGTGGAAGCGTCCGAAGATGATCTTCGTGAATTCCATGAGCGACCTCTTTCATGAACGCGTGCCGGATGAGTTCATCAAAGAGGTTTTCGATGTAATGGCCGAAGCATCGTGGCACATCTTCCAGGTGCTCACGAAGCGACCAGAGCGTGCTGCCGCATTATCTTCAACGTTGCCTTGGCAACCGAACGTCTGGATGGGTTCGAGTGTGGAGAATCAGCGCTTTACAACGCGCATTGACGCGTTGCGCTCGACCGACGCTCACGTCCGATTCCTGTCATGTGAGCCGTTGCTCGGTCCGCTGAAGCTCGACCTACGGGGTATAGATTGGGTGATCGTCGGCGGTGAGTCCGGTCATGGTGCACGACCCATGCGTGCTGATTGGGCACGAGGTGTGCGTGACCAGTGCCAGGACCAAGGCGTTGCGTTCTTCTTCAAGCAATGGGGCGCGCACGACGAGAGCGGGGTGCGCCGTGCCAAGAAGGCAAATGG
- a CDS encoding lipocalin-like domain-containing protein, translating into MPASDLIGTWALLSTEWKRADGKHANPFGEGATGILIYDASGHMSAQIMRAGRPAPGAADRAGIDTAMASAVAGYVAYFGAFTIDDAEATVTHRLIGAAHPAWVGLEFVRRFEIAGDVLTLRDDLITADGVAVAAATSWQRIS; encoded by the coding sequence ATGCCGGCATCTGACCTCATCGGCACGTGGGCGCTCCTTTCGACCGAATGGAAGCGCGCCGATGGCAAGCACGCGAATCCCTTCGGCGAGGGCGCGACGGGCATCCTCATCTACGACGCGTCCGGCCACATGTCGGCGCAGATCATGCGCGCCGGCCGGCCCGCACCGGGGGCCGCGGATCGCGCGGGAATCGACACGGCGATGGCGTCGGCGGTTGCCGGCTATGTCGCCTACTTCGGTGCGTTCACGATCGACGATGCAGAAGCGACCGTCACGCATCGGCTGATCGGCGCGGCGCACCCCGCATGGGTTGGCCTGGAATTCGTGCGCCGGTTCGAGATCGCAGGCGACGTCCTGACGCTGCGCGATGACCTGATCACCGCCGACGGTGTCGCGGTCGCCGCGGCGACCTCCTGGCAGCGGATCTCGTGA
- a CDS encoding leucyl aminopeptidase: MQISVESGDIQSVEAECIVVNLFEGVTAPAGATGAVNDALSGAISELIAAGDVRGKQGEMTLLHSFGKLPAKRVLIAGLGKTGDFNIDKVRELSANVARFLRGKRITRFATIAHGAGIGGLDAESCTQALAEGAVLGLYRFDRHKKTDDDAIEVAAITLVEHDATRVDAMHRAAERGTIMAEAANFARDLSNEPSNVLTPTEFAARTEKMAAEHQLGFTVFDRAKAEEMGMGAFLGVAKGSAQPPKFIMLTYRGGGEGATLGLIGKGITFDTGGISIKPAAGMEEMKGDMSGGAAVVAAMIAIARLKPKINVTALVPATENMPGGNATKPGDLLRAMNGKTIEVINTDAEGRLILADALSYAVQLDLSPVVDVATLTGAISVALGDVAFGVFANNDALVERVKAAATVSGERCWQLPMFPEYKDLNKSMVADVKNTGGRNAGSIAAAFFLKEFVDERPWAHLDIAGVDFFDKEKGTIVKGASGIPVRTLVNLALDLAERPFA, from the coding sequence ATGCAAATCTCCGTCGAATCCGGGGACATTCAGAGTGTCGAAGCCGAATGTATCGTCGTGAACCTCTTCGAAGGCGTCACGGCTCCGGCCGGCGCCACCGGCGCGGTCAACGATGCGCTCTCGGGCGCCATCAGCGAACTGATCGCCGCCGGCGACGTGCGCGGCAAGCAGGGCGAGATGACGCTGTTGCACAGCTTCGGCAAACTGCCCGCAAAACGCGTGCTGATCGCCGGCCTCGGCAAGACCGGCGACTTCAACATCGACAAAGTGCGCGAGTTGAGCGCGAACGTCGCGCGCTTTCTGCGCGGCAAGCGCATCACCCGGTTCGCCACGATCGCGCACGGCGCGGGCATCGGCGGATTGGACGCCGAGTCGTGTACGCAGGCCCTCGCCGAAGGCGCGGTGCTGGGACTCTACCGGTTCGACCGTCACAAGAAGACCGACGACGATGCCATCGAGGTCGCGGCGATCACCCTCGTCGAGCACGACGCCACCCGCGTCGATGCGATGCACCGCGCGGCGGAGCGCGGCACGATCATGGCGGAAGCCGCCAACTTCGCGCGCGACCTGTCAAACGAGCCCTCGAACGTGCTGACACCGACGGAGTTCGCCGCGCGCACGGAGAAGATGGCAGCCGAGCACCAACTCGGGTTCACGGTCTTCGACCGCGCCAAGGCCGAAGAGATGGGAATGGGCGCGTTTCTCGGCGTCGCGAAGGGCAGCGCGCAACCGCCGAAGTTCATAATGCTCACGTACCGTGGCGGCGGCGAAGGCGCGACGCTCGGCCTGATCGGCAAGGGCATTACCTTCGACACGGGCGGCATCTCCATCAAGCCCGCCGCTGGCATGGAAGAGATGAAGGGCGATATGTCCGGCGGCGCCGCGGTCGTCGCGGCTATGATCGCGATTGCGCGGCTCAAGCCGAAGATCAACGTCACCGCGCTCGTGCCGGCGACCGAGAACATGCCCGGCGGCAACGCCACGAAGCCCGGCGATCTGCTTCGCGCCATGAACGGCAAGACGATCGAAGTGATCAACACGGACGCCGAAGGCCGCCTGATCCTCGCCGACGCCCTCAGCTACGCCGTCCAGCTCGACTTATCACCGGTCGTCGATGTCGCGACGCTCACGGGTGCGATCTCCGTCGCGCTCGGCGACGTCGCATTCGGCGTCTTCGCCAACAACGATGCGCTCGTGGAGCGTGTGAAGGCCGCAGCGACAGTCTCCGGCGAGCGCTGCTGGCAACTGCCGATGTTTCCGGAATACAAGGATCTGAACAAGAGCATGGTCGCCGATGTGAAGAACACCGGCGGTCGCAATGCCGGATCGATCGCCGCGGCGTTTTTCCTCAAGGAGTTCGTCGATGAGCGGCCCTGGGCCCACCTCGACATCGCCGGCGTGGACTTCTTCGACAAGGAGAAAGGGACGATCGTGAAGGGCGCGAGCGGCATTCCGGTGCGGACCTTGGTGAACCTCGCGCTGGACCTGGCAGAGCGCCCCTTCGCGTAA
- a CDS encoding Hsp20/alpha crystallin family protein: MQDKQSEQNTDTQEIPANVYRSAERVTISAPMPGLEPQNIVVYVSDGPVVTLHADLRGAMKGQNEIILDEWTAGPYHREIELPTNVDGERANVTYNNGVIVVSLPVADRTTTAELMLHGVSPTQGERVGNRGRNMQGDTGGARGRGEDTTSYASGDTI, translated from the coding sequence TTGCAGGACAAGCAATCCGAACAGAACACGGACACCCAGGAGATCCCGGCGAACGTGTATCGCAGCGCTGAGCGCGTCACGATCTCGGCGCCGATGCCAGGGTTGGAGCCGCAGAACATCGTTGTGTACGTGTCGGACGGCCCAGTGGTGACGCTGCATGCTGACTTGCGCGGCGCGATGAAGGGCCAGAACGAGATCATCCTCGATGAGTGGACGGCGGGGCCGTACCACCGCGAGATCGAGTTGCCGACGAACGTCGATGGCGAGCGCGCGAACGTGACGTACAACAACGGCGTGATCGTCGTGTCGCTGCCGGTCGCCGATCGCACGACGACGGCCGAACTGATGCTCCACGGCGTGTCACCCACGCAGGGCGAACGCGTCGGTAACCGCGGGCGCAACATGCAGGGCGACACCGGCGGTGCCCGCGGCCGCGGCGAGGATACGACGAGCTACGCGTCCGGCGACACGATCTGA
- a CDS encoding response regulator yields MTRVLIVDYDQTIVRMLRLTLHTSGFDVETAHDAETAFAALDREPPDAIILDLAVGEIPAERFVREIRRHGCVAPIIVTSAAVSGDRRRLGADAFIPKPFRPDAVIEAVAALTHYAMDGAAGG; encoded by the coding sequence ATGACACGGGTACTGATCGTCGATTACGACCAAACCATCGTCCGCATGCTCCGGCTCACCCTGCACACCAGCGGCTTCGACGTCGAGACCGCCCACGATGCCGAAACGGCCTTCGCCGCGCTGGACCGCGAGCCGCCCGACGCGATCATCCTCGACCTGGCCGTGGGAGAGATTCCCGCGGAGCGCTTCGTCCGCGAGATCCGTCGCCATGGCTGCGTCGCGCCCATCATCGTCACGTCGGCTGCCGTGAGCGGCGACCGGAGGCGGCTGGGTGCGGACGCGTTCATTCCCAAGCCGTTTCGACCGGATGCCGTGATCGAAGCCGTCGCCGCGCTGACACACTATGCGATGGATGGCGCCGCCGGCGGCTGA